The following are encoded together in the Malaya genurostris strain Urasoe2022 chromosome 3, Malgen_1.1, whole genome shotgun sequence genome:
- the LOC131436508 gene encoding zinc finger protein 431-like, with translation MICVVPHCNASNQEYLVEFPRSPKLVERWKTAIELATGLRLPPMDENSSQQQLCLSHFSGGAHPGMIEYQEPNCFKNADGDPVEVSSCRLCLRFEFRSRMYSKLGKMEHVSLSSTIRAVMKVSLAPDDFLTEICDRCLIKIDVLKSWAKETLQQETNYRELMNLARNESHNSDVSVKVETVLLEAKEEPNEEAPAPVEEATTSVCSPVKEPERKENPENDVDEAIVVQADSSSDEDNQPLARIVRKRGESKSRKRKQSFPVERKKQSKKSKIKLDATKKIKMKRERKPASPKPVRQDYLRNILAKKCYICNISLEDTDELVAHLTSAHAGKIDYKCDDCNKTFGKVTIYNRHLSCHDITIRPRKCQFCSLCFSAKESLKIHENREHGTNHTLPKRYNRRNKIFQCESCGKIFLTDALLKQHDLFVHKKVPAASCKLCGKTFVTKANLEKHYIVHSKERPYKCDKCEATFKTSTALTKHSLLHENVLPYECRHCEERFLTQALYAKHRQLNHKNQPKVPRSIPCGICQEVYSRSADLKNHITDSHPNEIYPYFTCSQCPQRFLEREQLELHENIHTDRFVCDICDKHHCSVAQLKDHMETHNPTQPWQCTICLRRFSLQSNFSRHRLIHEDEKRFKCDFCDKGFSQKGQLMNHRRTHTGERPFTCPACGKSFGDRPTFYKHRKRCMEKDSPQEKRQRKANADDEGYEF, from the exons ATGATTTGCGTTGTTCCTCATTGTAATGCATCTAATCAGGAGTATCTGGTTGAATTTCCTCGCAGTCCTAAATTGGTAGAGCGATGGAAAACGGCGATTGAGCTCGCCACAGGTCTTCGTCTTCCACCGATGGATGAAAACAGTTCTCAGCAGCAACTCTGTTTGTCCCATTTCTCTGGTGGTGCTCATCCGGGTATGATAGAATATCAGGAgccaaattgtttcaaaaacgc GGATGGTGACCCGGTGGAAGTTTCCAGCTGCCGGTTATGTCTACGTTTCGAGTTCCGCTCTCGAATGTACTCTAAATTAGGCAAAATGGAGCATGTATCATTGAGTAGTACTATCCGTGCGGTGATGAAAGTTTCTTTAGCTCCGGATGATTTTCTCACTGAAATTTGTGATCGTTGTTTGATTAAAATAGACGTTCTGAAGTCTTGGGCTAAGGAAACGCTTCAACAGGAAACAAATTACCGTGAACTGATGAATTTAGCGAGAAATGAGTCACATAATTCCGATGTTTCAGTGAAAGTAGAAACGGTCCTGTTGGAGGCAAAAGAAGAGCCAAATGAGGAAGCCCCGGCACCGGTAGAAGAAGCAACCACATCCGTATGTAGTCCAGTGAAGGAACCCGAACGGAAAGAAAATCCCGAAAACGATGTCGATGAAGCAATAGTTGTGCAGGCTGATTCGTCTTCGGATGAAGACAATCAACCATTGGCAAGGATTGTAAGGAAACGTGGTGAATCGAAAAGTCGCAAGAGGAAGCAATCATTTCCGGTGGAGCGTAAGAAGCAAAGCAAGAAATCGAAGATTAAATTGGATGCcaccaaaaaaatcaaaatgaaaagAGAGCGAAAGCCAGCTTCTCCGAAACCCGTCAGACAAGATTATTTAAGGAATATCCTGGCCAAGAAATGCTATATTTGTAATATATCCTTGGAAGATACGGATGAGTTGGTGGCACATTTGACGTCTGCACACGCAGGGAAAATAGACTACAAATGTGACGACTGCAATAAAACGTTTGGGAAAGTAACAATTTACAATCGTCATCTGAGCTGCCATGATATCACTATTCGCCCAAGAAAGTGTCAATTCTGTTCGCTTTGCTTCAGTGCCAAGGAGAGCTTGAAAATTCACGAAAATCGAGAACATGGAACGAATCACACACTCCCGAAGCGTTACAACAGGCGAAACAAAATTTTCCAATGCGAATCGTGTGGCAAAATCTTTCTGACAGATGCATTACTGAAACAGCACGACCTGTTCGTTCATAAGAAGGTACCAGCCGCCAGTTGCAAGCTATGTGGGAAAACGTTCGTGACAAAAGCAAATTTGGAGAAACATTATATTGTTCACTCGAAGGAAAGGCCCTATAAATGTGACAAATGTGAAGCCACGTTTAAAACTTCCACGGCGCTTACGAAACATTCGCTGCTGCATGAAAATGTCTTGCCATACGAGTGCCGTCACTGTGAGGAACGGTTTCTCACCCAGGCACTTTATGCTAAGCATCGCCAACTGAATCATAAAAATCAACCGAAGGTGCCAAGATCTATTCCATGCGGCATCTGCCAGGAAGTGTACAGTCGATCGGCTGATTTGAAAAATCACATAACTGACAGTCATCCAAATGAAATCTATCCATATTTTACCTGTTCACAATGTCCACAACGATTTCTCGAACGCGAACAACTGGAATTGCATGAAAATATCCACACCGATCGGTTCGTATGTGACATCTGCGACAAACATCACTGTTCTGTTGCTCAGCTGAAGGACCACATGGAGACGCACAATCCGACGCAACCGTGGCAGTGCACCATTTGCCTGCGACGGTTCAGTTTACAGTCCAACTTTTCCCGTCACCGTTTGATTCATGAAGATGAGAAACGTTTCAAGTGTGACTTCTGTGACAAAGGGTTCTCCCAGAAGGGCCAACTGATGAACCATCGGCGCACGCATACCGGCGAACGCCCATTCACGTGTCCCGCCTGTGGCAAGAGCTTCGGAGATCGTCCGACATTCTACAAACATCGGAAGCGCTGCATGGAGAAAGACTCACCACAGGAAAAGCGCCAGAGAAAAGCAAATGCGGATGACGAGGGGTACGAGTTTTGA
- the LOC131437183 gene encoding eukaryotic translation initiation factor eIF1, whose product MSIQNLNTFDPFADAIKGADDDVQDGLVHIRIQQRNGRKTLTTVQGLSAEYDLKKIVRACKKEFACNGTVIEHPEYGEVLQLQGDQRENICQWLTKSGLAKPDQLKVHGF is encoded by the exons ATGTCCATCCAGAATCTAAATACATTCG acccATTTGCGGATGCAATAAAGGGTGCAGATGATGATGTACAAGACGGTCTCGTGCACATAAGAATCCAGCAGAGAAATGGTCGCAAAACACTAACTACTGTCCAGGGTCTATCAGCAGAGTATGACTTGAAGAAAATTGTGCGGGCATGTAAAAAG gaATTTGCGTGCAATGGCACTGTGATTGAGCATCCCGAATACGGAGAGGTTCTTCAGTTGCAGGGCGATCAACGTGAAAATATCTGCCAGTGGCTTACAAAGTCCGGTCTAGCGAAGCCGGATCAGTTGAAGGTGCACGGTTTCTAA
- the LOC131437042 gene encoding NADH dehydrogenase [ubiquinone] iron-sulfur protein 3, mitochondrial → MASLLRSLSAVARHGINRPAAVSTIIRHKSEIAAETRPTVRKPDLVARSDLTDFGKYVAECLPKYVQKVQLTAGDELEVLIAPEGVVPVLQFLKDHHQAQFANLVDIAGMDVPSRQYRFEIIYNILSLRYNSRIRVKTYTDELTPIDSCNEVFKAANWYEREIWDMYGVFFANHPDLRRILTDYGFEGHPQRRDFPLTGYVELRYDDEKKRVVCEPLELAQEFRKFDLSAPWEQFPNFRDVNPATEEVQIKPEEKK, encoded by the exons ATGGCATCGTTACTACGATCTCTATCCGCCGTCGCACGACACG GAATAAATCGTCCCGCAGCTGTTTCAACAATCATTCGACACAAATCGGAAATTGCAGCAGAAACTAGAC CGACCGTTCGCAAGCCCGACTTGGTGGCTCGTTCCGATTTGACCGACTTTGGAAAATATGTGGCCGAATGCTTACCGAAATATGTCCAGAAGGTACAATTAACTGCCGGTGATGAGTTAGAAGTTCTGATTGCCCCGGAAGGCGTCGTTCCGGTGCTTCAATTTCTAAAAGATCATCATCAAGCTCAATTCGCAAATCTGGTGGATATTGCCGGAATGGACGTTCCAAGCCGTCAGTATAGATTCGAGATCATTTATAACATACTTTCGTTGCGTTACAATTCACGCATTCGTGTCAAGACCTACACGGACGAGTTAACGCCGATCGATTCTTGTAATGAGGTGTTCAAGGCAGCCAATTGGTACGAACGTGAGATTTGGGACATGTATGGAGTATTCTTTGCAAACCATCCGGATCTTCGTCGCATTCTGACCGATTACGGCTTCGAGGGTCACCCACAGCGTCGCGATTTCCCACTGACCGGTTATGTTGAATTGCGTTACGATGACGAGAAGAAACGGGTCGTTTGTGAACCGCTTGAATTGGCCCAGGAGTTCCGCAAGTTCGATCTATCTGCTCCGTGGGAACAATTCCCAAATTTCCGCGATGTAAACCCGGCCACCGAAGAGGTCCAAATCAAACCTGAGGAGAAGAAGTAA
- the LOC131437041 gene encoding uncharacterized protein LOC131437041 yields the protein MSRTDVSCVKWVDFSDHMFSTFLDVYLNALYTDVTLVLADGGHLTASRMVLSMASRFFEDIFCTTFTAMPFGGSGGLQEIKVMIPDVSCGIMKNVLQFIYTGEVHMNARDMADFLEACKLFHLKGLDYQNGNITGIKISGSNIITPVQFDFDELQESYVEASSDGAGESEVSVIEAGTSLDIVEETSFTQMEVEKNVLENEQSINQYYEIEMDMSGLDSKPVHETVSIKGDDLEAIPNLETPSDIKVKMNESGESSVQSKKRAKNIEYGTRLDEAIHTIIQEGTSFRTASIQYGIPKTVLWRKAVKAPNYKTERLELPSPRKEAIEALKSGEKLLNISKRFDIPLSTLHRDKLKLYSEGTLPDNVSLKQRDKGSDFKQRVLEAAQQCLLGFMSQSEASKFYKLPKTTIWRRIKALRRESDAKGDFKREIGSTENDLKVELEQALEDHEEEHLDPEFVVMV from the exons ATGAGCCGAACAGATGTTTCCTGTGTAAAATGGGTGGACTTTAGTGATCACATGTTTTCCACCTTTTTGGATGTCTATTTGAATGCCCTATATACGGATGTGACCCTAGTGTTGGCAGATGGAGGTCATCTAACGGCCAGTAGAATGGTACTATCGATGGCTTCTAGATTTTTCGAGGACATATTCTGTACTACTTTCACTGCGATGCCGTTCGGTGGAAGTGGTGGGCTGCAAGAAATAAAGGTCATGATTCCGGATGTTAGTTGTGGAATCATGAAAAATGTGCTTCAATTCATTTACACCGGAGAAGTGCACATGAACGCGAGGGACATGGCGGATTTCTTAGAGGCTTGCAAGTTGTTCCACTTAAAGGGACTGGACTATCAGAATGGCAATATTACTGGAATTAAAATAAGTGGATCTAACATTATCACTCCGGTACAGTTCGATTTTGATGAACTGCAGGAATCGTACGTGGAAGCATCGTCGGATGGAGCGGGCGAGTCTGAAGTGAGTGTCATCGAGGCAGGAACAAGTTTGGACATAGTTGAAGAAACCAGCTTCACTCAAATGGAGGTagagaaaaatgttttggaaaATGAACAATCAATTAATCAGTACTACGAG ATTGAAATGGATATGTCTGGATTGGACTCGAAACCCGTACATGAAACAGTGTCAATAAAAGGCGATGATTTGGAAGCAATTCCCAATTTGGAAACTCCCTCTGATATCAAAGTAAAAATGAACGAAAGCGGAGAGTCTTCCGTTCAATCAAAAAAGCGCGCCAAAAACATTGAATACGGAACTCGTTTGGACGAAGCAATACATACTATCATTCAGGAAGGTACCAGCTTTCGAACGGCTTCTATTCAATACGGCATTCCAAAAACCGTCCTCTGGCGAAAGGCAGTAAAAGCACCCAACTATAAAACCGAACGTCTTGAACTGCCTTCCCCGCGAAAGGAAGCCATTGAAGCATTGAAATCAGGCGAAAAACTCCTGAACATCAGCAAACGGTTTGATATTCCGTTGTCTACGTTGCATCGAGACAAACTGAAACTTTACAGCGAAGGAACTCTACCTGATAACGTTTCGTTGAAACAGCGGGACAAAGGTTCAGACTTTAAGCAACGCGTTCTAGAAGCGGCCCAGCAATGCTTGTTGGGATTCATGTCCCAATCGGAAGCATCCAAATTCTACAAACTGCCGAAGACTACCATCTGGAGGCGGATCAAGGCATTACGAAGAGAAAGTGACGCAAAAGGCGATTTCAAGAGGGAAATCGGTTCCACCGAAAATGATCTGAAGGTCGAATTAGAACAGGCATTAGAAGACCATGAGGAAGAACATCTCGATCCAGAATTCGTTGTGATGGTTTGA